Proteins found in one Strix uralensis isolate ZFMK-TIS-50842 chromosome 21, bStrUra1, whole genome shotgun sequence genomic segment:
- the TTF1 gene encoding transcription termination factor 1, whose product MIEEANADDFQVQNFLKKKRKKHKQHKKRHENDERGSIQNAELSCASPVLFEEHAAQSDEGCKKKEKTKKKRKKQQYSLDNSSVGLEHEIRNETGEDASQKKKRKQKYSDSTDEQSDVIYVTVNHHSTDCQELNADYVYLKKSVKKKRKEKLPEEDEVCELLPSETCDKNDNKRSKKKRKKRRGSTQGTQEETDVTLDQSLLSSPEQNRQEEGTVLPLPTAEGGVATPQQWHEDGDSGAFPARSEDSMEVPANSSKLTKAADRSQKTPVRAKKIKSRAFVMEESSSESDVPTSETLTSNRNEDQNTSFTRMAASDELSLDDEECLDYSTCSVLDLDTAKQELEEFIPHVRNISDSSIRKMAGRDLMRFKQFKKQGIAVKFGRFSQKENNQIRKNVEEFLTITGIDSAEKLLFTSRYPEDKETINRLKAEHLFCEKLSEGIPRPWRLIYYRARKMFDPNNYKGRYTKEEKEKLKKYHAMHGNDWKKISEMMSRSNLSVAMKYSEIKSAINYGPWSKEETQKLMHAVEEVIRKRMEMEDGNSLPSSEKSNRDLSIDREKLYQKLPWTEIEAKVGTRYWRQCKQKWTTILTNKMTKGQQLYRGTKGLQAKINLIKRLYEMKVEDANDINWEELSNTIGDVPRAYVQAKFYKLKVSCVPFWQKKSFSEIIDYLFKKKLPELEENLEKRKGKQLSSDNSTASQQKKAFQLSDIFDSSEESD is encoded by the exons atgatAGAAGAAGCAAATGCAGATGACTTTCAGGTTCAGAATTTTCttaagaagaagagaaaaaaacacaaacaacacaagAAGAGACATGAGAATGATGAAAGAGGAAGTATACAAAAtgcagagctcagctgtgcttCTCCAGTTCTGTTTGAGGAACACGCAGCACAGAGTGACGAAGGctgtaaaaagaaggaaaaaacaaaaaaaaagagaaagaagcaacagTATTCATTAGATAATTCTTCTGTAGGACTGGAACATGAAATTCGTAATGAAACTGGAGAGGATgcttcccaaaagaaaaaaagaaagcagaagtatAGTGATAGTACAGATGAGCAAAGCGATGTAATTTATGTCACAGTAAATCACCATAGCACTGATTGTCAGGAGCTCAATGCTGATTacgtttatttaaaaaaatctgttaagaagaaaagaaaagaaaaattgcctGAAGAGGATGAGGTATGTGAGCTGCTTCCCTCCGAAACATGTGataaaaatgacaataaaagatcaaaaaagaagagaaagaaaagacgTGGTAGTACCCAAGGTACTCAAGAAGAGACAGATGTAACCCTTGACCAGTCGCTGTTGTCATCTCCAGAGCAAAACAGGCAAGAGGAAGGCACAGTTCTGCCCTTACCTACAGCAGAGGGTGGTGTAGCCACACCCCAGCAGTGGCATGAAGATGGTGACTCTGGTGCTTTTCCTGCCAGGAGTGAAGATTCCATGGAGGTACCTGCTAATTCTTCTAAGCTGACTAAAGCAGCTGATCGATCTCAAAAAACTCCAGTTCGTGCTAAAAAGATAAAAAGCCGCGCTTTTGTCATGGAAGAAAGCTCTTCAGAATCTGATGTACC gacatcAGAAACCTTGACATCAAATAGAAACGAGGACCAGAATACTTCCTTTACCAGAATGGCAGCCTCCGATGAGCTTAGTCTGGATGATGAAGAGTGCCTGGACTATAGCAcgtgttcagttttggatttGGATACTGCAAAACAAGAATTGGAAGAGTTTATTCCTCATGTGAGGAATATATCGGACAGTTCAATCAGGAAGATGGCAGGAAGAGACCTAATGAGgtttaaacagtttaaaaaacaag GTATTGCTGTCAAGTTTGGCAGATTTTCCCAGAAGGAAAATAATCAAATCCGGAAAAATGTTGAAGAGTTCTTAACGATTACTGGAATAGACAGTGCTGAAAAACTCCTGTTTACTTCGAGGTATCCAGAAGATAAAGAAACTATCAATCGCCTAAAAGCAGAACATCTTTTTTGTGAAAAACTTT CTGAGGGTATACCACGACCCTGGAGGCTGATATATTATCGAGCAAGGAAGATGTTTGACCCAAATAATTATAAAGGGAG GTAtactaaggaagaaaaagaaaaattaaagaagtaCCATGCTATGCATGGCAATGATTGGAAGAAGATTTCTGAGATGATGTCCCGTTCTAACCTCTCAGTAGCTATGAAATACTCTGAAATCAAGTCAG cTATCAACTATGGACCTTGGTCAAAGGAAGAGACCCAGAAGTTAATGCATGCAGTGGAGGAGGTGATTAGGAAAAGAATGGAAATGGAAGATGGAAATTCTCTTCCATCATCAGAAAAGTCGAATCGAGATCTGTCCATTGACCGTGAGAAACTGTACCAGAAGTTACCATGGACTGAGATTGAAGCTAAAGTGGGAACTCGCTATTGGAGACAATGTAAACAGAAATG GACTACAATTTTAACAAACAAGATGACCAAAGGGCAGCAGTTATATAGGGGGACCAAAGGATTACAGGCCAAGATCAATCTTATTAAAAG GTTGTATGAAATGAAAGTGGAGGATGCAAATGACATAAACTGGGAAGAACTCAGTAATACGATTGG AGATGTCCCTAGAGCCTATGTTCAAGCAAAATTTTATAAGCTAAAAGTCTCCTGTGTCCCTTTTTGGcaaaaaaagagtttttctg aaattATTGATtatcttttcaaaaagaaacttcCAGAACTTGAAGAAAACttagaaaaaaggaaggggaaacaACTTAGTTCTGACAATTCAACAGCCAGTCAACAGAAGAAGGCTTTCCAGCTCAGTGACATTTTTGACTCCAGTGAAGAGAGTGATTAA